The window CTTTTGATTAACTGTCTATAAAGTGATATATAGAATAAAATGGATTCATTTTGTTTCGCAAAAACACAccggtgcattttttttttaaactgatatTTATTGATCGGACATCCAAAGTAGGAGAAATATAAAATAAGACCTATTGTACAAGTGGCGGAAAAGGCACAAAAGGCAGCAGCTGAATTGTACATTGGATTAATCATCTACATTGCACATTATTTTGCAAATGTttgaatatattattttgtataagtttttttccccgtgTCCAGTGTGACTACTTCCTAAGGCACATTGGTAAATTgtacatcctttttttttaagtataatttTGTTATCAATGAACATATTTAACTAACAAGCAGTGTGTTAAATGAAAATGCTAAAGTGCATAAGGTGCATCCTTGCTATTCTAATAAActgatatgaatatatatataattgtttgcatttttttgcatgagtaGTAGTGTAAACAATCTAAAAAATGTACTCTACTCTATTTACAAGTACGGTATGTTAAAGAAATGCGTATTGGGACAATAAATTGAAaatgatttgcattttttatactGGCTTAATTAACTACATCCACCAAGAAGCCACATTATTCAAAGTAGACAAAAGTAACATTTCTTTACATACATTTTCCACATTCCTTTTCACTTCTTGCAAATTTTTgccgagttcatttttagaCCCACTGTATGAGAATTAAGCCTATATTTTTCtggcaaaaaaagtacttttttggaGTATTTCAGGTTGTTTACACAGCCAATAACATGGCAATTTCAGATAAACAATTTGCACTCTGAAATGTGACtatgcacagaaaaaaatttgGAAGCCTAACTATTTCTGCAGtgatgctataaaaaaaaattggtcttCAGCCATCTGACGGTTTCGTGTTCGTGATGGCTGGCGTTAAAACAATATGGGGGAGGAAAGGGGTTGCTTACTGTCTACCACGCAAATAAATATCTGCGGAAGCTTTGTTGAACGCCATTTGTCCACAACTGTCTCCTTTGGGATGTCGTTAGATGAGGTAGTCCGAGTATTCAGAGTTTCTGCCTTGGGCTTTTCTTACTGggacagaaaagaaaataagatgatAAGAAAACTAAACAGGAAAAATTGGTGTAAACCCAAACTTACCATTCTACTGATTCCAGACGCAAAAGTGACGCCTTTACTGGGCTTTTCTTGGGAACTACTACTGCTTCCGCCAAGAGAGTTTCTCCGGATAATACCtaaaaaaagggtcaatataTATCACATAGTGCCCATGTTATGAATTCTGTCATGTGACATCACCTTGAAAAGGCACCAAGTCCAAACGCTGAAGACTATTCCGCCGCGACGATGGCACCCCGGTCCCTTTGGACAGGCGACGTTGGCGGTTGGACAACATGGCGGCCGGTGACAGGATTCCAGGTGGGGGGACCTTGCCCATCTTGCCATACAAATCCTCAATCTCTTGCTTTTGTGCCGCCTGCAGTTCCTGAACCTCCAATAGATGCCTGCAAAACAAATCTGTCTTAGTTGGAGAGCCTAGAGGGGCGTCGCCAACGATTTTGTGGGCGTCGCTGACTTCTCTCGGAGTTCCTGGAGCTCGTCCAGCATCTcgttgttgtcgtcgtcgtcgctaTCCGAGTCGTCGCTGCTCACGTAGGAGGCGCTGTGGTTGTACGTCATGGTCCACAGGTGGTGAAGGGCGTTGCCGTATTGTGGGCTTCCCGCGGCGCCATCCCACAGCTGAGATTCCGCTGGTGGCCCGCTTTCCGCGGATGTGCCCATCAAACTGAGGCTATGCGCCCGCCGACGACCACGTCTTCTCGCCCTGGGTCGCTCTTCTGGCAACTCCTCCGCTCCTTCCTTCTCCCTCAATGGGACAGAAGCCCCCAGGGCGATCTCGGACTCGCATCGCCCTTCCTCGGGATGACTGGGGCCCGCATGTGGAAGCGGGGCGACGCCAGGCACGTGGAGGGTGGGCGATACCTGGAAACGTCCCACCGTCACGGGAGTGGACAGACATCCTGTGAAGGAAAAATcaagatgtttatttttgaatcatttataACATCTTTTTAGAATGTTTTCAAATCTAATGTGACTAAGTTAAAAGACAGGgttcaaaaaccattttgtaaaataaaaaaatatataaaaaagctaaaataaacattgttttagatctataaaaaaactgaatattcagggcctttaatccagttcattttaaaccatctataaaaaataaaaaaaataaaaatcgaaatattatacctaaaatggtccagcccaatGAAAtccagttgacattaaagcggcccacggATTATACCCATGTGACACTCTAAagtagctttttttccccctcgtaATATTTAACTAGCATtgctaaaataaataatgtccTAAAATGTTGTGCTGAGGCCACAGTGCCTAATTTTGTCCACTTGGTGTACTTGTAAGAGCAAATCACGGTGAGAGTTGAAGTTGGGCACATACAAACAGAGGGACTCTGTTTCAATTCTATAAACACAGACAGGTGCGGGCGGGGGGCTGTAAAGTAGCGTCTGGACGTCGATTGGTCGAGGGAGGTGGGCAGGGGCCACCATGGCACCTACGCCCACGCGGGACGGAACATTAGGCAGTGCACTAAAGGTTACGCAATGACTCCTGGGGCATGGGCGATGCTGTCAGAAAACACGTGAAAGGGGAAAAGCGATGTCTATTTAGAGGGAAAACAGGGTGAAAATGACCGCCGTGTGCGCATAAACAAGCACGTTTGCCTTCTTGTTTCGCCTCCAAACAAAGCCAAAAAATGTGAACAATTCCTTACCTGAGAGGGTCGGAGGTGTGGCTTCTTGGTTTGGTGGGCTTCTGGTGTTCAGTTCAGACAAAGTACTGATGGATGATAACTGTAAAGAAAGATATGAAACatgaattagatttttttttaaacgtttaaATTAGGGATGTGCCCATCTTTCGAAATGTTGATATATTGCGATACTTTGTATGGaggtatttatgtgtatgtatgtgtatatgtggttatatacatgtacgtgtatgtatgtatttatgtgtgtttgtgtatgtatgtatatatatgtgtatgtgtatatgtatgtatatatatatgtgtatatgtatgtatgtatgtatatgtatctgtatgtatgtatttatatatatgtgtatatgtatgtgtatgtatgtatgtatatatatgtgtatatgtatgtgtatgtatgtatgtatatatatgtgtatatgtatgtgtatgtatgtatatatatgtgtatatgtatgtgtatgtatatatgtgcatgtatgtatatatgtgtgtgtatatttatgtgtatgtatatatgtatgtgtgtatgtgtacatatatgtgtatgtatgtatatatatatatatatatatgtgtatatgtatatgtatgtatgtatatatatatatatatatatatttgtgtgtatttatttatttatgaacttaCTTATtagctatctatttatgtctaaaatgcctttcctatttctgcatcctcaccctcttgctactgtgacaacaaaatttcccgaatacgagatgaataaagttatcagATCCGACTCACAGTGTTCTCTGGACTGTCTGTTGACGACGGCGACAAATCTGACGACGAAGTGGAACAAGACACTTGAGCTGAGACCGGAATCTTGCCCGGGAAGGGTTGGAGACTCTCCGGTGGGAGACTTGGAGATGCAGGGGCTTCGCTATGTTGCGGTGGAGTGTGCAATGGGCTCGGTCTGGAGCTGTCCAGCCAATTTTGAAAGAATCCATCCATCGGAGGTGAGCGGGGGTCTACGTTTGCTGGGTATGGCACTTCTGGGGGTGGGGTTTGGTACTGAGGGGGGTACTGGTACGCCGAATGAGGGTTGAACCCCCCATAAGAGGGCATACCCTGCTGGTTGGGCGGGATGAAAGACTGTGCCATGCTCATGGCCATGGAAATGACGTTGGCCAGAGAGAACAGGGGTTGACTGTGTGGGGGCCACATGCCGGGATGCGGGTGGGGTGGGCTCTCGCTGTCTTTGAGGAGGTTCGGGGAGCCCGGGGGAGCCGGGCAAGGAGTGGATCCAAATGTGGGGCTACTGGACACGCGAGTCAGCGGGGGGTGGAGGCCACCCGCAGATGGGATGCCCGCTTTGGGGGGAACGAGCCGGGTGGGATAATGGAAAGGGAAGCTGCCCATGTAAGGCACGTGGTAGTGGGGGAGAAGAGATGCCGTGTGATGATAGGCCAGAGGAGAACCTGTCAGACAAACGTGGGTGTGTGATCAATCCACAAGGACAAGTTTTTCCTTAGTAAATCTGCCCTTTgttacaaaaagacattttgttccCTTACTAATTGAGGCCATCATGGCTTTTTGAAGGAAGTGCTAATGTTTCCCATGTGTGCTCGAGAGACTTGAAAGGCAGTCCCTATTTGCACATTATGCCAAAGGGagcactaaaaacaaatgttcattgTCAATTCATTAGCCTCCTTTTTTGTTGGGGAGGAAACAAGTGGCAGCAAGTTCAAATTGCACCATTTAGATTTGACTTAAGGACTTGTTTTGTAGAGCTCGAGCATAAACATGTTTTAACTCGTTTGGCttccagttgaaatgaattataaatgtttttggCTGCTCTTTGAtgttttcaatatcaatttttgatgagtaaaaatgtattggatgtctatcaataTCAATTTCCAATTAAATGGTCTCCAATTTATCCCAGTTGTCATGGACTggtcatttaattttgttttcttcataaattttccccttttacCAATTTATGCAACACAATCTGGAATGGCAGAGAATTAGTTAAGCTCATGCTAACTTTTGAATGCAAAATATTTACCTGGTGCATTATGGAAGGACTGCGAACGGACAAGCGGTCGCCCAGGCAACGTCAGGTCCGGGGGGAAGACGGCGGCGCCAACATCGCACGGGGGCGGCGAGCCAAGCGACTCCCCGCTGGAGTTAGCCGCGGCAAAATCTGAGGCACAAGCAAACAGTGAGCCAAGAACATAAAAAGCAATGATATCGACAAATCAAAGAGTAAATAGAATGAGATGAATTACCGGGCAGGGAGGAAGAGAAGTGATTTCGTGGGAGGCTCTGACTGTGCAGATCCGGCTATAAAAAAGACAAGAGCACCTGAGTTTGAATCAAGCACATCTGCGTGTACACTCATAGGATGCTCTTGAAATGATGAGTGATTCCTatgtattcaataaaaaaacattgtgaagTGAAATCTATTTAAGGATTGCTAGGTTTATGGCGTTTCTTCACAGAAAAAATTGCATTGTGAGTAAGTCGCCTGACCTGGAACCTTATCTTAATCTAAAATCTTAAATTAGAAGCTGATTTCAGAACTAAATAAGGCGTCAATTACTTAGAAGGTCATTCTCTACTCGGAGTGATTTTCCGATGACGAATGACTGACCTGGGAAGAAGACAGCGGGTTGCCTGTGCTGTGGAAGGCAGGCTGCGGGGGGCGCTGCCCACTGGGGTGCACTGGCTGTTCTTTGGTCATGAGCGCCTCTGCCCGTTTGATGATGTCGCCCATTCGGTAGATAAAACCTTCCTTCTCTGATGGCAAGATGAACTCGTTGTGCACctgttgcattaaaaaaataaattgacatcAACTAATCATACAAATGCACAAGTCCAACAAACATTATTGATTAGTTGCTGACTCCACTAAACAACAAGTAgcataaataagcatgttttaacCAAATTGGTTGGACGAAATGCACATTATTGTCCAAAATGGATGCAAAACTTCTACTATTATGTTTACAATTACCGCCAAAGTCCAGCTCTTGCTTGCAAAagtacttcatttttatttatagtaCACACAAATGGATCATTAAGCGCAGAGTTGTGAGTAAATGTCCTGTGACCGTCAAGTGGACGCTACGTTCTATTAAATCCTCCCTTCCTAAGAAACTAAACCCTCCCGTTGGTTGTTGGGAATCAAACATGGTGACTGAGAATTGTGAGATTAGGGAGTGCTGGTTAAAAACCTCACCATAACTGCAGCAATGTCATCTGGGTTGTCACCATCCAGGTCAAATTTAAACGTCACCATCTTGTCGTTGTGCGTCTGGAGCTGACATTCCACCACTCGGTCCACCTTGTCGGACAGCTGAAGAAAAATGGACGAGATGCAGAAGGTAAATGACAATGAGAtaaaattgaatgttttaaaaGGGACAAAgtttgatggtggtggtgatCATACCCCAGTGATGCGTAGCCTTGAGCGTACACGCCTCCTAAAAAGCTTGGCAGGGGTCCTCCTGGCGActgttttttcacttttttctgACACGCCCTCGTAGCCGTCGCTAAGGCCGGACGTCACATCGGAGGCGTAGCTGTGAGTCGGAAAAACAATAGGGAgagatattagatatttttggacttttcttTAATTATGACAAGTAAAAATTGGCCATTCAAGAGTTAATTTAATGCCAGAAGTAACATGACTTTAATCATATATTTTGATGACTTCAGGATATAAGTTTCCAAATAGTCAAACCAAACTATTTCaggtaaaaataacaaaatggctTTAATTGTGAAATATCACAATGTATTTCTTGATTAGGTAACTtttctcataatattacaatgGGTGACTTCCTTCTGGTAATATTGCGACATTTTGTACTATTATgtcttattgtttttctttgaacaAGTTTCAGAGAAGTGTGGAAAACATTCCATGAaccttttttaaatagcaatTCCACAGGTAATTGCGTCCCACCTCTACCTAAACATTTATAGGCTTAGTAAGCAGCCTCCGTCCGATTTAACCCGCTTTTCTGCGGTTGCTTTCACAGTTCCagccattactttttttttctctgcttgtAGGTCAGAGGTTCTCCAAACCTTTGCGTCCAGAGACTTGTTACAGAGGGGAAATTATTCCAAGAATCCAACCCCCAACAGCAATTAAACCCAACTACCCCATGGCTCGATAGAAGCAAGCCCCTAAATGCCATCTTTTAAAAGTTTGCACCTAAATATTTATGATCTGTTTAACAGAATGGAATGTGATTAAATTCAGTATAATGACATTGAATATTTATCCATCTTTGTTCGCATGGACTtctaaaaactacattttttaagtgatttttttgtggatgaggaagaggatgaagaggagtaGCCTACCTGTCCACAGGAGAGTTGAAGCCACTGGGAGATCCTGGAGTGACAGACTCAGAGTTGTTGGATACAGCAATGCTCTGACAACGAAATGATAAATACATATGTCATTATTTCTTATCATTTCATCTAAATATGATCAAATTTGTGTGAAAATTATAACGACCAAAGAGTCAAAATATGAGgattttggtgtattttaatTTGGCCATGTAATAGCTTATAGTTcaggataataataataataataatgactaataataataataatgactaataataataataataataataataataatggctaATAATAatgactaataataataataataatgactaataataataataataatatactatTGTTCAAATAAATCTGACATTGGAAGCACATTACTTGActaatcttttcatttttttactagcACTTGAATACAATTTTTGGCTGACTACTTTAATTAGAGTCATATAATTTTGAAGCAACTACTTGGGCaatcatttttgtgtataaAGTGACTGGAAAATGtgttaaccaaaaaaatgttgggaCCACCCACCGAGGGGAAGCGAAGCGCAGGGATAGGAAGTCCATTGGTGGTCAGGGAGTTAGCATAAGAGGTGGGGGGCGTGGCTTCTAGGGGGTCCTGCAGACCCGAAGAACTTAGGTCGCCATCCGTCTCGCAGTCAGCTGTCCCAACAGAACACACACAGTGTTAGcatgtgacacacacacacacacacacgcacatgatACACTTGATGAACTCAAATACGACTTTGTCAGTCCGCTCGAAAATtagcatgtcatttttttaaccccaaGGATAAACAATGAGTTCTCTACacatcccccccccccgtgtCAGTCACAAGCTAGCGATTGTATACGGGTGTTATAAAAACGGAAGGTGGACGTACAATTAGCCGAGGAGAGGCTGTGATGGCGGACGTGGAAGGGTGGGTCAGCCTCGGGTTCGTCCGGCTCGGCGGGGCAGACGGAGCCCACGCCGGAGTCGGCCGAGCTGGCGACGGGGGATGGCGCGTGTGGTGGCGCCGGGGATGGTGCGGGGGATTCGGTGGAAACTCGTGGGGACGAGGAACGTGGATGAATCTCCGCGGGTTGGCGTTTGAGTTTCTCTCGTTGCCGTTTAATGGCCGTCACCCGATCCCGGATGGCCTTGGCTACCAGCTTGAAGTCGGCCTCGCATACAAAGCCCAGAACCACCTGCAcaataaccacacacacatatgttgAGGGCATAACATTGAACAGTTCAATATGTCCACAATGGGCTCTTTTGTTGGGTAAGAATGCcagtttgaagaaaaaaaaagaagagcttAAAAATTGGAAGTTCAAGTTCATTTTGAAGGACTAAATTAGGCATAAGAAACTAAAGCAAAACTTTCAAATTGACTTTATGGTTTTTATAATGTAAGAAAAGCACAAGACTTCCTGCTATGGTTCAAAAATGGCTACTGTAAAAGCAACTTAGTCATATTTTGAAGTGTGACGTTATAGCAATCACtattgagctaaaaaaaaaagcaaaataagtcCTACTTTGAGTGAAATGTTATCTCATTTTGAGTGAGCGTAACATATCAGCAAGCCGGTCGTATTACGACGTCCGGTTGCTTAATTGCAAAtgaaatcttgatgaaaacTCGGGGCTTTCATTAAAAGTCACCTCTGCTGTTATTGAGGAGCTCTCCTGGCTCAAATTTCTAtccagtgagaaaaaaaatattgtccttAAGCGACATCGTGTTCTCTTCACGCTTGTCAAGCTTCACATTAACTGCCATAACAGAGCAACACAACACCATGTACTGTGACAGTCTTGGACCATGTGGGAAACGATGCATTGGCAAAGCCCATTtagatttgtaaaaaaaacatgttgacatGTGAAAAATATCAAAGCAGAGGATATTCAAtggtataataaaaaaaatgggtgagaATATAAACATCAGCACATTATCTTTGCTAGTTTTCCTTTaaataaagtattaaaaaaattaaaagattgCATTTGGTAAACAAAGTTCACAAAAATGTAGCTTAATATCTAACCtaattgatagatttttttaaaggactcaAAACATGTAAACTAACAGAAGAATCCAGAattaagttctttttttttgcctatttcaagtaatatatcgtattttcacgactataaggcgcaccacatgttaaggcgcactgcattataaggcgcaccctcaacaaattacatttttttccatatataaagcaaacTGGACTCTAAAACTTAAAATACagtaaacaaataattaaaaaa is drawn from Stigmatopora nigra isolate UIUO_SnigA chromosome 18, RoL_Snig_1.1, whole genome shotgun sequence and contains these coding sequences:
- the wnk4a gene encoding serine/threonine-protein kinase WNK4, whose product is MSHAQVELPVCGFPGLPPHGLSARRNSYGLHQISVDVDSPLFSGALSKALSWSAENILSLPESRTEEEDDEEKARDETPPTSPTPDVAGSPCGSDGEPTRVKDPGLAPSVNFDSRWEEEKEDVETKAVATSPDGRYLKFNIEIGRGSFKTVYKGLDTETTVEVAWCELQTRKLTKAERQRFSEEVDMLKCLQHPNIVRFHDSWKSTMKGHKCIILVTELMTSGTLKTYLKRFKEMKLKLLQRWSRQILKGLHFLHTRTPPIIHRDLKCDNIFITGPTGSVKIGDLGLATLKRASFAKSVIGTPEFMAPEMYEEKYDEAVDVYAFGMCILEMATSEYPYSECQNAAQIYRKVTSGIKPDSFYNVKVPELKEIIEGCIRMNNDERYTIQDLLEHPFFQDNHGVHVELAEEDDTLKSGLKLWLRMDRTKKLHGKYKDNNAIEFLFDLYKDVPEEVAQEMVVLGFVCEADFKLVAKAIRDRVTAIKRQREKLKRQPAEIHPRSSSPRVSTESPAPSPAPPHAPSPVASSADSGVGSVCPAEPDEPEADPPFHVRHHSLSSANSDCETDGDLSSSGLQDPLEATPPTSYANSLTTNGLPIPALRFPSSIAVSNNSESVTPGSPSGFNSPVDSYASDVTSGLSDGYEGVSEKSEKTVARRTPAKLFRRRVRSRLRITGLSDKVDRVVECQLQTHNDKMVTFKFDLDGDNPDDIAAVMVHNEFILPSEKEGFIYRMGDIIKRAEALMTKEQPVHPSGQRPPQPAFHSTGNPLSSSQPDLHSQSLPRNHFSSSLPDFAAANSSGESLGSPPPCDVGAAVFPPDLTLPGRPLVRSQSFHNAPGSPLAYHHTASLLPHYHVPYMGSFPFHYPTRLVPPKAGIPSAGGLHPPLTRVSSSPTFGSTPCPAPPGSPNLLKDSESPPHPHPGMWPPHSQPLFSLANVISMAMSMAQSFIPPNQQGMPSYGGFNPHSAYQYPPQYQTPPPEVPYPANVDPRSPPMDGFFQNWLDSSRPSPLHTPPQHSEAPASPSLPPESLQPFPGKIPVSAQVSCSTSSSDLSPSSTDSPENTLSSISTLSELNTRSPPNQEATPPTLSGCLSTPVTVGRFQVSPTLHVPGVAPLPHAGPSHPEEGRCESEIALGASVPLREKEGAEELPEERPRARRRGRRRAHSLSLMGTSAESGPPAESQLWDGAAGSPQYGNALHHLWTMTYNHSASYVSSDDSDSDDDDNNEMLDELQELREKHLLEVQELQAAQKQEIEDLYGKMGKVPPPGILSPAAMLSNRQRRLSKGTGVPSSRRNSLQRLDLVPFQGIIRRNSLGGSSSSSQEKPSKGVTFASGISRM